Proteins encoded together in one Chitinophaga sp. LS1 window:
- a CDS encoding type VI secretion system baseplate subunit TssG — translation MVNNTQKAAVLEEVIDHISKLHYDVRAEVIVGELLDNHVRAEEIAVQNQNVFVRSFNKDILNAQLDDSQPYHPFISLTLSRDGLYDRLPEGIFHQFTPQQQQRSVREMVLNYKRQQKEQQEARKFFRPLENEFFLQRVFLEQKEKHLLFDAFGKDADELFLSFWGIRSDLPKPALKKLVKLLPYIYRIAGNLPLVQLYLQAILDEPVKIVQEDTPTAVETGSQVPLGDSRLGLDAMTGDLFYTDMPVWKITIGPLQQHRVHDFLPWQPYGRLLETCFSFLVPADVDVETILEPHPDEKKVFMADTQEKEGLGGYNFYL, via the coding sequence ATGGTAAATAATACCCAAAAAGCCGCGGTGCTGGAAGAAGTGATCGACCATATCAGCAAATTGCATTATGATGTACGTGCCGAAGTAATAGTGGGAGAGTTACTGGATAATCATGTGCGTGCCGAAGAAATTGCTGTACAGAATCAAAACGTTTTTGTACGGTCTTTCAATAAAGATATCTTAAATGCTCAACTGGATGATTCGCAACCTTATCATCCATTCATTTCGCTTACTCTCTCCCGTGATGGACTGTACGATCGTTTGCCAGAGGGTATCTTCCACCAGTTCACGCCGCAGCAGCAACAGCGCTCTGTGAGAGAAATGGTGCTTAACTACAAGCGTCAGCAAAAAGAACAACAGGAAGCCAGAAAGTTTTTTCGTCCCCTTGAAAATGAATTCTTCCTGCAAAGAGTTTTTCTTGAACAGAAAGAAAAGCATTTACTCTTCGATGCGTTTGGAAAAGATGCAGATGAACTGTTTCTTTCCTTCTGGGGCATACGGTCTGATTTGCCAAAACCGGCCCTGAAAAAATTGGTAAAATTGTTGCCATATATCTACCGCATAGCAGGTAATCTGCCTTTGGTACAATTGTACTTGCAGGCCATTCTGGATGAGCCTGTAAAAATTGTACAGGAAGATACGCCAACTGCTGTAGAGACAGGTAGTCAGGTACCTTTAGGTGATTCAAGATTAGGATTGGATGCGATGACAGGCGATCTCTTTTATACAGATATGCCTGTATGGAAAATTACCATTGGCCCCCTTCAACAGCACAGGGTACACGACTTCCTCCCGTGGCAGCCTTATGGCCGTCTATTGGAGACCTGTTTTAGTTTCCTGGTGCCAGCTGATGTAGATGTTGAGACCATCCTGGAACCTCACCCCGATGAGAAGAAAGTCTTTATGGCTGATACTCAGGAAAAAGAGGGTTTGGGAGGATACAATTTTTACCTGTAG
- a CDS encoding TssN family type VI secretion system protein translates to MILKAKIYIVLAAFMAIGSLIVGLLSRYIKNFSLYKKKALWYLAIMVLVFAVISSIPFLFTHQNSMSQYVFYEVWFLGLGVVHCNLMYTRFWGSEDAFGSELAFIVAIWLFGGIGFILIQHLFAKGEFSFYPLLTCMFAFALPTFVYKTFEKMMAIPAKIFKWWQYPAYQELPEVNEDDMRDLIVIGFELEKKVTDHDRTYFRARTPIKMDLGDLFYHFINDYNDRYPNTPIDVVDANGQPYGWVFHLKSGWLGTAKTLDPDKAVFMNGMRENSVIICNRIIIN, encoded by the coding sequence ATGATACTAAAAGCTAAGATCTACATTGTACTGGCGGCATTCATGGCTATCGGCTCCCTGATAGTGGGTCTGCTGAGCCGTTATATTAAAAACTTTTCCCTATATAAGAAAAAGGCACTCTGGTACCTGGCTATCATGGTATTGGTATTTGCTGTCATCAGCTCTATTCCGTTCCTCTTTACACACCAGAATTCTATGAGCCAGTATGTCTTCTACGAAGTATGGTTCCTGGGTTTAGGCGTAGTACATTGTAACCTCATGTATACCCGTTTCTGGGGTAGTGAAGATGCGTTTGGTTCAGAGCTGGCATTCATCGTGGCTATCTGGTTATTTGGTGGGATCGGGTTCATTCTCATTCAGCATCTTTTTGCGAAAGGAGAGTTTTCTTTCTACCCGCTGCTTACCTGTATGTTCGCATTCGCACTGCCTACATTTGTGTACAAGACATTCGAAAAGATGATGGCCATTCCTGCCAAAATTTTCAAGTGGTGGCAATATCCTGCTTACCAGGAATTGCCCGAAGTAAATGAAGATGATATGCGCGACCTGATCGTAATTGGTTTCGAACTGGAGAAGAAAGTAACAGATCATGACCGCACCTACTTCCGTGCACGTACACCTATCAAAATGGACCTGGGCGATCTCTTCTATCATTTCATCAATGACTATAATGACCGTTATCCCAATACGCCGATTGACGTAGTGGATGCAAACGGACAACCATATGGCTGGGTATTTCACCTCAAATCAGGTTGGCTGGGTACAGCTAAAACCCTCGATCCTGACAAAGCTGTATTCATGAATGGCATGCGTGAAAACAGTGTCATTATTTGTAACAGAATTATTATCAATTAA